The following proteins are encoded in a genomic region of Aliiroseovarius sp. F47248L:
- a CDS encoding NAD(P)-binding protein, protein MRDPRYDILFEPIKIGPVTTRNRFYQVPHCTGMGHRYPQAEARLRGIKAEGGWGVVSTQEAEIHASSDLTPANEARIWGADDIPALRLLTEAVHEHDSLAAIQLAHNGLHSANRYSRVAPIAPSSAIVDGDDPVQARAMDKSDIVAFRKWHVDAALRAQDAGFDIIYVYAGHDMTLLQHFLLARHNHRTDEYGGSFENRLRLFREVIEDTKEAVGETCAVAVRLAVDELLGSGGIQHDSEARDIIEALAEEPDLWDVNLSDWSNDSQTSRFSDEGFQERYTGFVKSVTTKPVVGVGRYTSPDTMARVIKSGHLDLIGAARPSIADPFLPKKIETGEIEAIRECIGCNICVMGDNTSTPMRCTQNPTMAEEWRRGWHPEIIPQVTKSDPYLIVGGGPAGLEAARALVQRGADVTLSEAGSTWGGRVTSESALPGLAAWGRVRDWRLWQLQQASNAELYLESPLEASDILEFGVPHVALATGSTWRADGVGRAHRRPLSFLDPARVLTPDDIMTKGAAAVSTDDPVVIFDDDRFYMASVLAEVLVDAGREVVFITPAPIVSPWSENTLEQDRIQRRLVEKQVRIIPLHNLADMSPDTLTLSCVYTETTQVIDCAKLVTVTSRRPNDQLWLDLISMKDQWADAGIQTVNRIGDCYAPSLIAMAVQAGHKYARHAELENEPQPLREDFGHV, encoded by the coding sequence CGACTTCGTGGAATAAAGGCCGAAGGGGGATGGGGCGTTGTGTCCACACAAGAGGCCGAAATTCATGCAAGCTCTGACCTGACACCGGCAAATGAGGCGCGAATTTGGGGCGCCGATGATATTCCGGCCTTGCGGCTTCTAACAGAAGCAGTGCACGAACATGACAGCCTGGCCGCTATCCAACTGGCCCACAATGGCCTGCACTCTGCGAACCGCTACAGCCGTGTCGCACCAATTGCTCCGTCTTCCGCCATTGTGGATGGTGATGATCCGGTGCAAGCGCGGGCGATGGATAAGTCGGACATTGTGGCATTTCGTAAATGGCATGTAGACGCAGCTTTGCGGGCACAAGATGCAGGGTTCGATATCATCTACGTCTATGCTGGCCACGACATGACGCTGCTGCAACACTTCCTGCTGGCCCGTCACAACCACCGAACGGACGAATACGGCGGGTCATTTGAAAATCGGTTGCGGCTGTTTCGCGAAGTGATCGAAGACACAAAAGAAGCGGTCGGCGAAACCTGCGCAGTTGCAGTCCGCCTAGCGGTAGATGAATTGCTTGGGTCTGGCGGCATTCAACACGATTCAGAAGCCCGCGACATAATCGAAGCTTTGGCAGAAGAGCCCGATCTTTGGGATGTGAATTTGTCCGATTGGTCCAACGATAGCCAAACTTCGCGCTTCTCGGATGAAGGATTTCAAGAGCGATACACAGGCTTCGTAAAATCGGTCACCACCAAACCAGTGGTTGGAGTTGGCCGCTATACCTCGCCTGACACCATGGCGCGAGTCATCAAAAGCGGCCATCTGGATTTGATAGGCGCTGCACGTCCCTCGATTGCGGACCCGTTCTTGCCTAAAAAAATCGAAACAGGAGAGATCGAAGCAATCCGCGAGTGCATTGGCTGCAATATCTGCGTCATGGGCGATAACACCAGCACACCGATGCGCTGCACCCAAAATCCGACCATGGCAGAGGAATGGCGCCGTGGATGGCACCCCGAAATCATCCCTCAGGTCACAAAATCTGATCCCTATCTGATCGTCGGCGGCGGCCCCGCAGGGCTAGAGGCTGCGCGTGCCTTAGTGCAGCGTGGCGCAGACGTTACCTTGTCCGAGGCTGGCAGCACTTGGGGCGGTCGGGTCACGTCTGAAAGTGCATTGCCCGGCCTTGCTGCGTGGGGCCGCGTACGCGACTGGCGATTGTGGCAGTTGCAGCAAGCCTCAAATGCTGAACTCTACCTTGAAAGCCCGCTTGAGGCGTCGGATATCCTTGAGTTTGGCGTCCCACATGTTGCCCTGGCAACCGGGTCTACGTGGCGTGCAGATGGTGTCGGCCGCGCGCATCGTCGTCCACTTTCGTTTCTTGATCCGGCCCGTGTGCTGACACCTGATGACATTATGACGAAGGGCGCTGCCGCGGTATCCACTGATGATCCTGTCGTGATCTTCGACGATGATCGCTTTTACATGGCAAGCGTTCTGGCAGAAGTCTTGGTCGATGCAGGCCGCGAGGTTGTGTTCATCACGCCCGCACCAATCGTGTCGCCGTGGTCGGAGAATACGCTGGAACAAGACCGTATCCAGCGCCGCCTAGTAGAAAAACAGGTACGCATTATCCCATTGCACAATCTAGCAGATATGTCACCAGATACGCTCACGCTGTCCTGCGTCTACACGGAAACAACCCAAGTGATAGATTGTGCAAAACTTGTCACCGTCACATCACGACGCCCCAACGATCAGCTCTGGTTGGACCTCATCTCTATGAAAGATCAATGGGCGGATGCGGGCATCCAGACCGTGAATCGGATTGGGGATTGTTACGCCCCAAGTCTAATCGCAATGGCTGTTCAGGCGGGTCACAAGTACGCACGTCACGCAGAGCTTGAAAACGAGCCCCAGCCATTGCGAGAAGATTTCGGACATGTCTAG